The following proteins are encoded in a genomic region of Paenibacillus sp. FSL R7-0273:
- the map gene encoding type I methionyl aminopeptidase, with translation MIICKSEQELAFMREAGRIVAESHRLIAQAIEPGITTGELDRIADQYIRSQGAVPSFKGYNGFPASICASVNEQLVHGFPGKRKLIEGDIVTLDIGAEYRGYHGDSAWTYGVGSISDEAQRLLDVTEGSLYAGLALVKPDVRLFTISHAIQQYIEDAGFSVVREYVGHGIGAKLHEEPQIPNYGIADRGPRLKPGMVLAIEPMVNAGDRYVRTLEDNWTVVTVDGSLCAHFEHTVAVTPDGMEIFTKLNA, from the coding sequence ATGATCATTTGTAAATCCGAACAGGAACTTGCCTTTATGAGGGAAGCTGGCCGTATTGTTGCCGAGAGTCACCGGCTGATTGCTCAGGCCATTGAGCCTGGAATCACTACCGGAGAGCTCGACAGAATCGCCGATCAATACATTCGCAGTCAAGGTGCAGTGCCGTCTTTCAAGGGTTACAACGGTTTTCCTGCCAGCATTTGCGCTTCAGTTAACGAACAATTGGTGCATGGATTTCCGGGCAAACGCAAACTAATCGAAGGCGACATTGTTACGCTGGATATTGGTGCTGAGTACCGCGGTTATCACGGTGATTCCGCTTGGACCTACGGAGTAGGCAGCATTTCTGATGAGGCTCAGCGTCTGCTGGACGTCACTGAAGGCTCCTTGTACGCAGGACTGGCGTTAGTTAAGCCGGATGTGCGCTTGTTTACAATTTCCCATGCGATCCAGCAGTATATCGAGGACGCCGGATTCTCCGTCGTACGCGAGTATGTTGGCCATGGCATCGGGGCAAAACTGCATGAAGAACCGCAAATTCCGAACTATGGCATAGCGGACCGCGGACCACGTCTGAAGCCGGGTATGGTACTCGCGATTGAGCCGATGGTGAACGCAGGGGACAGATATGTCAGAACTCTGGAAGATAACTGGACGGTCGTTACGGTAGATGGTTCACTCTGTGCTCATTTTGAGCATACAGTAGCAGTTACACCGGACGGCATGGAAATTTTCACAA
- a CDS encoding adenylate kinase, whose translation MNILFMGPPGAGKGTQAAVIVKELGIPHISTGDAFRLAIKEQTPVGLKAKSYIDQGLLVPDDVTIGIVEERLQQSDCEKGFLLDGFPRTLSQAEALEELLSRAGTSLDHVINLNVDRGLLMARLTGRRICKVCGASYHLIFNPPKQEGICDIDGGELYQRPDDNEESVGKRLDEYDNKTAPLLAFYENKGLLRQVNGENEIGVVTSEIVSLLRG comes from the coding sequence GTGAACATTTTATTCATGGGCCCTCCTGGGGCAGGCAAGGGAACACAAGCAGCTGTAATTGTAAAAGAGCTCGGCATTCCGCATATTTCGACAGGTGACGCTTTTCGTTTAGCGATAAAGGAACAGACGCCAGTCGGACTGAAAGCCAAGTCCTATATCGATCAAGGCTTGCTTGTACCTGATGATGTGACTATTGGAATCGTTGAGGAACGGCTCCAGCAGTCCGATTGCGAAAAAGGTTTCTTATTGGATGGTTTTCCAAGAACCCTTTCGCAAGCGGAAGCGCTGGAGGAGCTTTTAAGCCGGGCCGGCACTTCACTGGATCATGTGATCAACTTGAATGTGGACCGTGGACTGCTGATGGCGCGTCTCACCGGACGCCGGATCTGTAAGGTTTGCGGTGCATCCTACCATTTGATTTTCAATCCGCCGAAGCAAGAAGGCATTTGCGATATTGATGGCGGTGAACTGTATCAACGTCCGGATGACAACGAAGAGAGTGTAGGCAAGCGTCTGGATGAGTATGATAATAAAACAGCGCCTTTGCTTGCATTCTATGAGAATAAAGGTCTGTTGCGCCAGGTAAACGGAGAGAACGAAATAGGCGTCGTTACTTCCGAAATTGTATCTTTGCTGCGGGGTTAA
- the secY gene encoding preprotein translocase subunit SecY — protein MFKTFKNIWHVEDLRKKILFTLFVLIIYRIGSFVPVPGVNKEVLETANQGGEALMGLLNTFSGGALKNFSIFAISIYPYITASIIVQLLSMDVVPKFAEWAKQGEHGKKQLAQITRYGTVVLGLIQAFATSIGFNRIYGTEMIPNATFADYLLIAIILTAGTSFLMWLGEQITEKGIGNGISILIFAGIVAAIPGYITTTAQSSFIQPDQMFLNILKVVIVLIVLVAIVVGVIFVQQGIRKIPVQYAKRVVGNKMYGGQNTHIPLKINAAGVIPVIFAVSLLQFPIVISSFWSTHEWAKWITNNLAHDKPLGMVLYVIMIIGFTFFYTFVQMNPQQMADNMKKNGGYIPGIRPGKATEKYLTRVMSRLTMSGALFLAVISVMPVLFGSLSGLPREVQIGGTALLIVVGVALDTMKQIESQLIKRHYKGFINK, from the coding sequence ATGTTCAAGACGTTTAAGAATATATGGCATGTTGAAGATTTGCGCAAAAAGATCCTGTTTACCCTGTTCGTTCTGATCATCTACCGCATCGGTTCGTTTGTACCGGTTCCCGGTGTGAACAAAGAAGTACTGGAGACAGCAAATCAAGGCGGCGAAGCTTTGATGGGTCTTTTGAACACCTTCTCGGGCGGAGCGCTCAAAAACTTCTCGATTTTTGCGATTAGTATTTACCCGTACATTACAGCATCCATCATCGTGCAATTGCTCTCGATGGATGTTGTTCCCAAGTTTGCCGAATGGGCTAAGCAAGGGGAGCACGGGAAAAAACAACTGGCACAAATCACCCGGTACGGTACGGTTGTACTCGGTCTGATTCAAGCGTTTGCGACCTCCATCGGGTTTAACCGGATTTACGGCACTGAGATGATTCCAAATGCGACCTTTGCTGATTACCTGCTGATTGCGATCATACTGACTGCAGGTACATCGTTCCTGATGTGGCTTGGTGAGCAGATCACTGAAAAGGGAATAGGAAACGGGATTTCGATCCTGATTTTTGCGGGGATCGTCGCCGCCATTCCGGGATATATCACGACTACGGCGCAATCAAGCTTTATTCAGCCGGATCAGATGTTCCTGAATATTCTTAAAGTCGTTATCGTACTGATTGTGCTTGTGGCAATTGTTGTCGGAGTTATCTTCGTACAGCAAGGGATTCGTAAGATTCCTGTGCAATACGCCAAACGAGTAGTCGGTAACAAAATGTACGGTGGACAGAATACACATATTCCGCTTAAAATCAATGCGGCAGGTGTTATTCCGGTAATCTTCGCTGTATCATTGCTTCAATTCCCAATTGTAATATCAAGCTTCTGGTCAACCCATGAATGGGCCAAATGGATTACCAACAATCTTGCTCATGACAAGCCGCTCGGCATGGTCCTTTATGTGATCATGATCATCGGATTTACGTTCTTCTACACGTTTGTTCAGATGAACCCGCAGCAAATGGCTGACAACATGAAAAAGAATGGTGGATACATTCCGGGTATTCGTCCAGGTAAAGCAACTGAGAAATATCTGACCAGAGTGATGTCGCGTCTGACTATGTCCGGTGCGTTGTTCCTGGCTGTGATCTCTGTAATGCCGGTACTCTTTGGTTCACTATCCGGGTTGCCGCGTGAAGTACAGATTGGCGGTACCGCACTGCTGATCGTAGTCGGTGTAGCACTGGATACGATGAAGCAGATCGAGAGCCAATTGATCAAACGCCATTACAAAGGCTTCATCAACAAATAG
- the rplO gene encoding 50S ribosomal protein L15, with the protein MKLHELAPAPGSRKERNRVGRGPSSGNGKTSGRGHKGQNSRSGGGVRPGFEGGQNPLYRRLPKRGFINPTRKEYAIVNLEDLNSFAEGTEVTPQLLIETGVVKNSKSGIKILGNGELAVKLTVQANKFSQSAVEKIEAAGGKTEVI; encoded by the coding sequence ATGAAGTTACATGAACTTGCTCCAGCTCCTGGATCCCGCAAAGAACGCAACCGCGTTGGTCGCGGACCAAGTAGCGGTAACGGTAAAACGTCCGGACGCGGTCACAAAGGTCAGAACTCCCGTTCCGGCGGTGGTGTTCGTCCTGGCTTCGAGGGTGGTCAAAACCCGCTCTATCGTCGTCTGCCTAAACGTGGTTTCATCAATCCTACCCGTAAAGAGTATGCGATTGTAAACCTGGAAGATCTGAACAGCTTTGCTGAAGGAACAGAAGTGACTCCACAGTTGCTGATTGAAACTGGTGTTGTCAAGAATTCCAAGAGCGGCATCAAGATCCTCGGTAATGGCGAACTGGCCGTTAAATTGACTGTACAAGCAAATAAGTTCTCTCAATCTGCGGTAGAGAAAATCGAGGCTGCCGGCGGTAAAACCGAGGTGATCTAA
- the rpmD gene encoding 50S ribosomal protein L30 gives MAKLQITLVRSVIGRPQTQRVTVKTLGLGKTNSTVVHNDTPAIRGMINKVGHLLSVTEIEG, from the coding sequence ATGGCTAAATTGCAAATTACCCTCGTTCGCAGTGTAATCGGTCGTCCACAGACACAACGTGTTACTGTTAAGACGCTCGGCCTGGGCAAAACCAACTCGACCGTGGTTCACAATGACACTCCTGCAATTCGCGGAATGATCAACAAAGTGGGCCACTTGCTGTCCGTTACAGAAATTGAAGGCTAA